A section of the Streptomyces xinghaiensis S187 genome encodes:
- a CDS encoding ABC transporter permease: MTGATATAAPRTPSPPPPATARSAALAGTGVLLRFGLRRDRIRIPVWLLSLTLGTMLTANSLSTLYTTEAERASTAETMGSPAALATSGPRHYLTDYTFGSMMGHQMLGFTAVLVGIMSVLIVSRHTRAEEETGRAELVRSTVVGRHAQLAAALGVAVVANVALALLFAAGLAVMGIESIGWGGSLLYGFAHAAAGIVFAAVAAITVQITAHARGASGMALAVIGLAYALRATGDVGTDALAWLSPIGWVQRTYVYVDDRWWPVLLALAFAALLAAVAFPLSTRRDVGAGLRPTRLGRPAASDLLTRPVGFALRLHRGMLIGFGAGVFALGVMYGSILGDAEDMLKDLEEIQEAIEALGGATITESFASIIALILAIVASIYVVMAALRPRAEESAGRAEPLLATGLSRTRWVLSHVTVAAVGGVLLLAVAGFGFGIAGAAATGDNDLVGKLTWASIAYAPALWFTIGFAVALFGWVPRYGTLAWLIPVYSFVVGYLGQMLQFADWLNNLSPFGHVPQLPAADLEWAPLLVLTALAAGLVWLGLLGFRRRDLETK, encoded by the coding sequence ATGACCGGCGCCACCGCCACCGCCGCACCGCGGACCCCGTCACCGCCGCCGCCCGCCACCGCGCGCTCCGCCGCCCTGGCCGGCACCGGCGTCCTCCTCCGCTTCGGGCTGCGCCGGGACCGGATCCGGATCCCCGTGTGGCTGCTCTCGCTGACGCTCGGGACCATGCTCACGGCGAACAGTCTGAGCACCCTCTACACCACCGAGGCCGAGCGCGCCTCGACCGCCGAGACCATGGGCAGCCCCGCGGCCCTCGCCACCTCGGGCCCGCGCCACTACCTCACCGACTACACCTTCGGCTCGATGATGGGCCACCAGATGCTCGGCTTCACGGCCGTCCTGGTCGGCATCATGAGCGTGCTCATCGTCTCCCGGCACACCCGGGCCGAGGAGGAGACCGGCCGCGCCGAGCTGGTCCGCTCCACGGTGGTCGGCCGCCATGCCCAGCTGGCCGCCGCGCTGGGCGTCGCCGTCGTCGCCAACGTCGCCCTGGCCCTGCTGTTCGCCGCCGGGCTCGCCGTCATGGGCATCGAGTCCATCGGCTGGGGCGGCTCCCTGCTCTACGGCTTCGCGCACGCCGCGGCCGGGATCGTCTTCGCCGCGGTGGCCGCCATCACCGTCCAGATCACCGCGCACGCGCGGGGCGCCTCCGGCATGGCGCTCGCCGTGATCGGGCTCGCGTACGCCCTGCGCGCCACCGGCGACGTCGGCACCGATGCGCTGGCGTGGCTGTCCCCGATCGGCTGGGTCCAGCGCACCTACGTCTACGTCGACGACCGCTGGTGGCCGGTCCTGCTGGCGCTCGCCTTCGCCGCGCTCCTCGCCGCCGTGGCGTTCCCGCTGAGCACCAGGCGGGACGTGGGCGCGGGGCTGCGGCCCACCCGGCTCGGCCGCCCGGCGGCCTCCGACCTGCTGACCCGGCCCGTGGGCTTCGCGCTCCGGCTGCACCGCGGCATGCTGATCGGCTTCGGCGCCGGTGTCTTCGCGCTGGGCGTGATGTACGGATCGATCCTCGGGGACGCCGAGGACATGCTCAAGGACCTGGAGGAGATCCAGGAGGCCATCGAGGCGCTGGGCGGAGCGACGATCACCGAGTCCTTCGCCTCGATCATCGCGCTCATCCTGGCCATCGTCGCCTCCATCTACGTGGTGATGGCCGCCCTGCGGCCGCGTGCCGAGGAGAGCGCGGGGCGCGCGGAACCCCTGCTCGCCACCGGGCTGTCGCGGACCCGCTGGGTGCTGAGCCACGTCACCGTGGCCGCCGTCGGCGGTGTGCTGCTGCTGGCCGTGGCCGGATTCGGCTTCGGGATCGCGGGGGCGGCGGCGACCGGGGACAACGACCTGGTGGGGAAGCTGACGTGGGCATCGATCGCCTACGCGCCGGCCCTCTGGTTCACCATCGGGTTCGCGGTCGCGCTCTTCGGCTGGGTGCCGCGGTACGGCACGCTCGCCTGGCTGATCCCGGTGTACTCGTTCGTCGTCGGCTACCTGGGGCAGATGCTCCAGTTCGCCGACTGGCTGAACAACCTCTCGCCGTTCGGCCATGTGCCGCAGCTTCCCGCCGCCGATCTGGAGTGGGCGCCGCTGCTGGTCCTCACCGCGCTCGCGGCGGGGCTGGTGTGGCTGGGGCTCCTGGGCTTCCGGCGGCGGGACCTGGAGACCAAGTAG
- a CDS encoding ABC transporter ATP-binding protein: protein MTKAISVAGLHKSFGRTHALDGLDLAVETGEVHGFLGPNGAGKSTAIRVLLGLLRADSGAAQLLGKDPWHHAVELHRRLAYVPGDVELWPNLTGGEAIDLLARLRGGLDKKRRDELIERFDLDPTKKGRAYSKGNRQKVAIVAALASDAELLLLDEPTAGLDPLMEVVFQDVIFQAKAAGKTVLLSSHILAQVEKLCDRVSIIRKGQTVQSGTLSEMRHLTRTTVEAETERPVTGLAELPGIHAPVIDGTRVRFAVDGTHLDGAIRKLGEFGIHILTSHPPTLEELMLRHYGDELAANGHSNGDLNGHANSTSGTPGTGTAGDGGVR, encoded by the coding sequence ATGACGAAGGCAATCTCCGTAGCCGGCCTCCACAAGTCGTTCGGCCGGACCCACGCGCTCGACGGCCTGGACCTGGCCGTCGAGACCGGCGAGGTGCACGGCTTCCTCGGCCCCAACGGCGCCGGCAAGTCCACCGCGATCCGCGTCCTCCTCGGTCTGCTCCGCGCCGACAGCGGCGCCGCGCAGCTGCTCGGGAAGGATCCCTGGCATCACGCCGTCGAACTGCACCGCCGGCTCGCCTACGTCCCGGGGGACGTCGAACTGTGGCCCAACCTCACCGGCGGCGAGGCCATCGACCTGCTCGCCCGCCTCCGCGGCGGCCTCGACAAGAAGCGCCGGGACGAGCTCATCGAGCGCTTCGACCTCGACCCGACCAAGAAGGGCCGGGCCTACTCCAAGGGCAACCGGCAGAAGGTCGCGATCGTCGCCGCGCTCGCCTCGGACGCCGAGCTGCTGCTGCTCGACGAGCCCACCGCCGGACTCGACCCGCTGATGGAGGTGGTCTTCCAGGACGTGATCTTCCAGGCGAAGGCCGCGGGCAAGACCGTGCTGCTCTCCAGCCACATCCTGGCCCAGGTCGAAAAGCTGTGCGACCGCGTGAGCATCATCCGGAAGGGGCAGACCGTCCAGTCCGGCACGCTCAGCGAGATGCGCCACCTCACGCGGACGACCGTGGAGGCCGAGACCGAGCGGCCCGTCACCGGTCTCGCCGAACTGCCCGGAATCCATGCCCCGGTGATCGACGGCACCCGGGTCCGCTTCGCCGTCGACGGCACCCACCTCGACGGCGCCATCCGCAAGCTGGGCGAGTTCGGCATCCACATCCTCACCAGCCACCCGCCGACCCTCGAAGAGCTGATGCTGCGCCACTACGGCGACGAGCTCGCCGCCAACGGCCACTCCAACGGCGACCTCAACGGCCACGCCAACAGCACCAGCGGCACCCCGGGCACCGGCACCGCCGGCGACGGAGGCGTCCGATGA
- a CDS encoding GbsR/MarR family transcriptional regulator: MIDEPTGWPQQSQPETQPEAKPETRTQAQPQPQPQRRTGPDPDPEGLSRFVERFASELVEAGVPRMPARVFAALMASEKGQLTAAELGEQLQVSPAAISGAIRYLTQVGLISREREPGSRRERYRLHDDQWYLSFSRRNEVLLRWESTLRTGVEAVGTESAAGRRLEETLDFFAFLRREMTSMLDRWIEHRDQRRREGGAG, encoded by the coding sequence GTGATCGACGAGCCGACCGGGTGGCCGCAGCAGTCGCAGCCGGAGACGCAGCCGGAGGCGAAGCCGGAGACCCGGACGCAGGCTCAGCCGCAGCCGCAGCCGCAGCGGCGGACCGGCCCCGACCCGGATCCGGAAGGGCTCTCCCGCTTCGTGGAGCGCTTCGCCTCGGAACTCGTCGAGGCCGGGGTGCCGCGGATGCCGGCCCGGGTCTTCGCGGCGCTGATGGCCTCCGAGAAGGGCCAGCTCACCGCCGCCGAACTGGGGGAGCAGCTGCAGGTCAGCCCGGCCGCGATCTCCGGCGCGATCCGGTACCTCACCCAGGTCGGCCTCATCAGCCGGGAACGGGAACCGGGTTCCCGGCGCGAGCGCTACCGGCTCCACGACGACCAGTGGTACCTCTCCTTCAGCCGCCGGAACGAGGTCCTTCTCCGCTGGGAGAGCACCCTGCGCACAGGCGTCGAAGCGGTCGGCACGGAGAGCGCGGCCGGGCGCCGGCTGGAGGAGACGCTGGACTTCTTCGCGTTCCTCCGGCGGGAGATGACCTCGATGCTGGACCGCTGGATCGAGCACCGGGACCAGCGGCGCAGGGAGGGCGGCGCCGGCTGA
- a CDS encoding diacylglycerol kinase: protein MSAPAPGERPLLIVIDPVARRDDAESVRIVRDVLCAGASAKICLPDGPEDVARHLAHRGRRHPVVVGDDLALRRIVGLLHRERELADAALAFVPVGASARSTALARELGVPLGAVPAARVVLEGRERRLDLLVDDSDGVVIGGLSIPGRDGGFPGRTPWWQPALRGCRGLVRGHRRTNGSAGDGGRGGEGAGHHRLRVEADGVVLVDLDRPVRDVSVTVCGGASGFRPGGTEPRGAGGAGRDGSRWDGTGGDGTGGEGARGRRAAGSGRNGRGTAGHGSPSGSASGAGRAGAARNASGGPGAAGTEDGGGSGRTREPGAGPAAGGGPGATAHGPDSACGGLAHIVIQPVDGGRGGAPVTAHARAITVSGADFHYRADAVVGGPVRTRTWTVRPGALRLTLPYPAPPSGGS, encoded by the coding sequence GTGTCGGCTCCAGCACCCGGCGAACGCCCACTGCTCATCGTCATCGACCCCGTGGCCCGCCGCGACGACGCCGAATCGGTCCGCATCGTGCGGGACGTGCTGTGCGCGGGGGCGTCCGCGAAGATCTGCCTCCCGGACGGGCCGGAGGACGTGGCCCGGCATCTGGCGCACCGGGGGCGGCGGCATCCCGTGGTGGTCGGTGACGATCTCGCGCTGCGCCGGATCGTGGGGCTCCTGCACCGGGAACGGGAGCTGGCGGACGCGGCGCTGGCCTTCGTACCCGTGGGGGCCTCGGCCCGGTCGACCGCGCTGGCGCGGGAGCTGGGGGTGCCGCTGGGCGCGGTGCCGGCGGCGCGGGTGGTGCTGGAGGGCAGGGAGCGGCGGCTCGATCTGCTGGTCGACGACAGCGACGGGGTGGTGATCGGCGGGCTGAGCATCCCGGGGAGGGACGGCGGGTTCCCGGGCCGTACGCCCTGGTGGCAGCCGGCGCTGCGCGGCTGCCGGGGACTGGTGCGCGGCCACCGCCGGACGAACGGCAGTGCGGGTGACGGGGGCCGGGGCGGCGAGGGGGCGGGCCACCACCGGCTGCGCGTGGAGGCGGACGGGGTGGTGCTCGTGGACCTCGACCGGCCGGTGCGGGACGTGTCGGTGACGGTGTGCGGCGGCGCCTCCGGGTTCCGGCCGGGCGGGACGGAGCCGCGGGGGGCCGGCGGTGCGGGGCGGGACGGGTCGCGGTGGGACGGGACCGGCGGGGACGGGACCGGCGGAGAGGGAGCCCGCGGCCGGCGCGCGGCGGGGTCCGGCCGGAACGGCCGCGGAACGGCCGGCCATGGTTCCCCTTCCGGTTCCGCTTCCGGCGCCGGACGGGCAGGCGCGGCGCGGAACGCGTCCGGCGGTCCCGGGGCAGCCGGTACGGAGGACGGGGGCGGGTCGGGCCGGACGCGGGAGCCCGGCGCCGGACCGGCGGCGGGCGGCGGCCCCGGGGCGACGGCGCACGGACCGGATTCCGCTTGCGGCGGGCTCGCGCACATCGTCATCCAGCCGGTGGACGGCGGCCGCGGCGGTGCCCCGGTCACGGCGCACGCGCGGGCGATCACCGTCTCGGGGGCCGATTTCCACTACCGGGCCGACGCGGTGGTCGGCGGACCGGTCCGCACCCGTACCTGGACGGTCCGCCCCGGGGCCCTGCGGCTGACTCTTCCGTATCCGGCCCCGCCCTCGGGTGGGTCCTGA
- a CDS encoding adenylosuccinate synthase: MPALVLLGAQWGDEGKGKATDLLGGSVDYVVRYQGGNNAGHTVVVGDQKYALHLLPSGILSPGCTPVIGNGVVVDPAVLLSELSGLQERGVDTSKLLLSGNAHLITPYHTTVDKVTERFLGKRKIGTTGRGIGPTYADKINRVGIRVQDLFDESILRQKVEAALDFKNQMLVKLYNRRAIAADQVLEELLGYADELRGFVADTTLVLNDAIDEGKVVLFEGGQGTLLDVDHGTYPFVTSSNPTAGGACTGAGVGPTKISRVIGILKAYTTRVGAGPFPTELFDEDGEALRRIGGERGVTTGRDRRCGWFDAVIARYATRVNGLTDFFLTKLDVLTGWERIPVCVAYEIDGKRVEELPYNQTDFHHAKPVYEMLPGWSEDISKAKTFEELPKNAQRYVKALEEMSGAPISAIGVGPGRTETIEINSFL; this comes from the coding sequence GTGCCCGCACTTGTGCTGCTCGGTGCTCAGTGGGGTGACGAGGGCAAAGGGAAGGCCACCGACCTGCTCGGCGGCTCCGTGGACTATGTGGTGCGCTACCAGGGCGGCAACAACGCCGGCCACACCGTCGTCGTCGGCGACCAGAAGTACGCGCTGCATCTCCTCCCCTCCGGCATCCTCTCGCCGGGGTGCACCCCGGTCATCGGCAACGGCGTCGTCGTGGACCCGGCGGTCCTGCTCTCCGAGCTGAGCGGGCTCCAGGAGCGCGGCGTCGACACCTCGAAGCTGCTGCTCAGCGGTAACGCGCACCTGATCACGCCGTACCACACGACCGTGGACAAGGTGACCGAACGTTTCCTCGGGAAGCGCAAGATCGGCACCACCGGGCGCGGCATCGGCCCGACCTACGCCGACAAGATCAACCGGGTCGGCATCCGGGTGCAGGACCTCTTCGACGAGTCGATCCTGCGGCAGAAGGTCGAGGCGGCCCTCGACTTCAAGAACCAGATGCTGGTCAAGCTCTACAACCGGCGCGCCATCGCCGCCGACCAGGTGCTGGAGGAACTGCTCGGCTACGCGGACGAGCTGCGCGGCTTCGTCGCCGACACCACCCTCGTCCTCAACGACGCCATCGACGAGGGCAAGGTCGTCCTCTTCGAGGGCGGCCAGGGCACGCTGCTCGACGTGGACCACGGCACGTACCCCTTCGTCACCTCCTCCAACCCGACCGCGGGCGGCGCCTGCACCGGCGCCGGCGTCGGCCCGACGAAGATCAGCCGGGTCATCGGCATCCTCAAGGCGTACACGACCCGCGTCGGCGCCGGCCCGTTCCCGACCGAGCTGTTCGACGAGGACGGTGAGGCGCTGCGCCGCATCGGCGGCGAGCGGGGCGTGACGACGGGCCGCGACCGCCGCTGCGGCTGGTTCGACGCGGTGATCGCCCGCTACGCCACCCGCGTCAACGGCCTCACCGACTTCTTCCTCACCAAGCTGGACGTCCTCACCGGCTGGGAGCGGATCCCGGTCTGCGTGGCGTACGAGATCGACGGCAAGCGCGTCGAGGAGCTCCCGTACAACCAGACCGACTTCCACCACGCGAAGCCGGTCTACGAGATGCTGCCGGGCTGGTCCGAGGACATCAGCAAGGCCAAGACGTTCGAGGAGCTCCCGAAGAACGCCCAGCGGTACGTCAAGGCCCTGGAGGAGATGTCCGGCGCCCCGATCTCCGCCATCGGCGTGGGCCCGGGCCGCACGGAGACGATCGAGATCAACTCCTTCCTCTGA
- a CDS encoding vanadium-dependent haloperoxidase, whose translation MLFVVLAALLAPLTTATPSTAAPSSAQAAAFDGRPVQFWNSVLIDVFRRQTGVGPGPLARAAAIMNAGIYDAESAYQRTWHSLRYEPFLEAPKYSGAPLLEGPDEEERVIGHTARNLLVRLFPAQTTFINTRFKERFGDEWTSFDVLKPLVAEPVADRIWNARYDDGSSEGESYTVDDEPGAWRPTGGTCAQESDAVDPDWGLVRPFVLSSGAQFRPATPETYGTYDVLLASQAYQAQVDEVRRLGSANSTARTTDQTAAAWFWANDADGTYKPPGQLLAITTAVANQQNLQTYRTARLFALLSLAMADGAIAEWDVKYRTPIDLWRPVSAIQVGLNDPAWQPLGPTPCFPAWASGHATFAGAWETVMREALGSDRISFTATTDEPRSPVRNRTFDSFSAAAEENALSRLYLGVHYRWDAVDGLELGRDVATYVIGNELQEL comes from the coding sequence GTGCTGTTCGTCGTACTCGCGGCGCTTCTCGCGCCGCTCACCACCGCAACCCCGTCGACCGCGGCACCCTCCTCCGCACAGGCGGCCGCGTTCGACGGCAGGCCGGTGCAGTTCTGGAACTCCGTACTGATCGATGTCTTCAGGCGGCAGACGGGCGTGGGCCCCGGCCCGCTCGCCAGGGCCGCGGCGATCATGAACGCGGGTATCTACGACGCGGAGAGCGCCTACCAGCGGACCTGGCACTCCCTGAGGTACGAACCCTTCCTGGAGGCGCCCAAGTACTCCGGGGCCCCCTTACTGGAGGGGCCCGACGAGGAAGAGCGCGTCATCGGCCACACCGCGCGCAACCTCCTGGTCCGGCTCTTCCCCGCCCAGACGACGTTCATCAACACCCGCTTCAAGGAGCGCTTCGGCGACGAGTGGACCAGCTTCGACGTCCTCAAGCCGCTGGTGGCCGAGCCGGTCGCCGACCGGATCTGGAACGCCCGTTACGACGACGGCTCCAGCGAGGGCGAGTCGTACACCGTGGATGACGAGCCGGGCGCCTGGCGTCCGACCGGCGGCACTTGCGCCCAGGAGAGCGACGCCGTGGACCCGGACTGGGGGCTCGTACGGCCGTTCGTCCTGTCCTCGGGAGCGCAGTTCCGGCCCGCAACGCCCGAGACCTACGGCACGTACGACGTGCTCCTGGCGAGCCAGGCATACCAGGCGCAGGTGGACGAGGTGCGCAGGCTCGGTTCGGCGAACTCGACGGCGCGCACCACCGACCAGACCGCGGCGGCCTGGTTCTGGGCCAACGACGCGGACGGCACCTACAAGCCGCCGGGACAGCTGCTTGCCATCACCACGGCTGTCGCCAACCAGCAGAACCTGCAGACCTACCGGACGGCACGGCTCTTCGCGCTGCTGTCGCTGGCGATGGCGGACGGTGCGATCGCCGAGTGGGACGTCAAGTACAGGACGCCGATCGACCTCTGGCGGCCCGTCTCCGCGATTCAGGTGGGCCTGAACGACCCGGCCTGGCAGCCGCTGGGGCCCACCCCCTGCTTCCCCGCCTGGGCGTCCGGGCACGCGACCTTCGCCGGAGCGTGGGAGACCGTGATGCGGGAGGCGTTGGGCTCCGACCGGATCTCCTTCACCGCCACCACCGACGAGCCCAGGTCGCCGGTCAGGAACCGGACGTTCGACAGCTTCAGTGCCGCGGCCGAGGAGAACGCGCTCAGCCGCCTGTACCTGGGTGTCCACTACCGCTGGGACGCCGTCGACGGACTCGAGCTGGGACGTGACGTGGCCACGTACGTCATCGGCAACGAACTCCAGGAGTTGTGA
- a CDS encoding helix-turn-helix domain-containing protein, whose translation MPVRKPATERQRRLGAELRKMRERAGLTINEAAVMHRTDRTTVSNVESGRFGVSADRVRVWAANYSCHEAPYIDALAEMARERRAGAADHVARRHKVPRRRCSAPGRGQRLPGASA comes from the coding sequence ATGCCGGTCAGGAAGCCGGCGACTGAGCGGCAGCGGCGGCTCGGGGCGGAGTTGCGCAAGATGCGCGAGCGGGCCGGGCTGACCATCAATGAGGCCGCCGTCATGCACCGCACGGACCGGACCACCGTGAGCAACGTCGAGTCCGGCCGCTTCGGGGTGAGTGCCGATCGTGTGCGTGTCTGGGCGGCCAACTACTCGTGTCACGAAGCCCCGTACATCGACGCGCTCGCCGAGATGGCCAGGGAGCGCCGTGCCGGCGCCGCCGATCACGTTGCGCGCAGACACAAGGTGCCCCGGCGGCGTTGCAGCGCCCCGGGGCGTGGCCAACGCTTACCAGGAGCGTCAGCATGA
- a CDS encoding VOC family protein yields the protein MTEGSTVMLRGLATVSFWADDVEAAKSWYSDLLGIRPYFERSGPDGKLAYAEFRLGDFQAELGLIDRRYAPPAAAAEGPGGAIVHWHVDDVTATLERLLSMGATEYQPVTPRGEGFVTASVTDPFGNVLGIMYNPHYLDVLARIPGFDLPEPG from the coding sequence GTGACGGAAGGATCAACGGTCATGCTGCGAGGTCTCGCCACCGTCAGCTTCTGGGCGGACGACGTCGAAGCGGCGAAGAGCTGGTACAGCGATCTGCTCGGCATCAGGCCGTACTTCGAACGCTCCGGCCCGGACGGCAAGCTGGCCTACGCCGAGTTCCGCCTCGGCGACTTCCAGGCCGAACTCGGCCTGATCGACCGCCGCTACGCCCCTCCCGCCGCAGCGGCCGAAGGCCCGGGCGGCGCCATCGTCCACTGGCACGTCGACGATGTGACGGCCACCTTGGAGCGCCTGCTGTCGATGGGCGCCACGGAGTACCAGCCCGTCACTCCGCGCGGGGAGGGATTCGTGACGGCATCCGTGACCGACCCCTTCGGCAACGTCCTGGGCATCATGTACAACCCCCACTACCTGGACGTCCTGGCGCGCATCCCCGGCTTCGACCTCCCGGAGCCCGGGTGA
- a CDS encoding serine/threonine-protein kinase yields the protein MDELREGDPQRIGAYRLLGRLGAGGMGLVYLARSDRGRTVAVKLVRQELAAQGEFRDRFRQEVRAARRVGGRWTAPVLDADTEAALPWLATGYIAGPSLQRLIGEHGPLPERSVRILAASLAAALEDIHAAGLVHRDLKPSNVLVTIDGPRVIDFGIARALETVTDGGLTRTGAMVGSPGFMAPEQVRGERITPACDVFCLGSVLVHAATGRPPFGGTESGVPAVLYRIAREEPDLTGLPDGLRELVADCLGKDPAGRPSPAELRERSGADATLGDGRALEPWLPGRVVAQLGRHAVQLLDAENPASADGGPAATDPEAAPPADRPAAGTGHAYGHGLAHVTDPAPEQPYEPAPEHTPSNGPGEDPYGTGRYGPGQENGSGGGPAHGEPHGAPGTGHGGSRNGHDDRTDRTDPSGHEGPPEHEDGSRHPNGYGAHGGRAGQGHQGYQGYQGYQGYQGGRDNHRHQPPPTGPAPHTPHTAPTATSNTPSAPPSPPPPRGSAPPASTPYYGPPPPGSGYGYGTQQYNTTPGYLPPYRPDHGVHHDGSARTTRHWRISALVTVVALAVAVIGGTTVYTLLKDAGSAADRSRNGASGSQGTPETPNSPNPDTDQTSPSPQPSPGAVPQEYLGTWEAAFGTSEQDVRRFTLIQGSPGDTVFRLDADGPGYHCEFSARLRTGGPPVELEASTVEIAQPDTACQPGPVTTLEMESDGSLRRVFSEGTEKPLVYTRID from the coding sequence ATGGATGAACTGAGGGAGGGCGACCCGCAGCGGATCGGCGCGTACCGGCTGCTGGGCCGGCTGGGCGCGGGGGGCATGGGCCTGGTCTACCTCGCCCGTTCCGACCGGGGCCGCACCGTCGCGGTCAAGCTCGTACGGCAGGAGCTGGCAGCGCAGGGCGAGTTCCGGGACCGCTTCCGCCAGGAAGTGCGGGCGGCGCGCCGGGTGGGCGGCCGGTGGACGGCGCCCGTGCTGGACGCGGACACCGAAGCGGCGCTGCCGTGGCTGGCGACCGGCTACATCGCCGGGCCGTCGCTCCAGCGGCTGATCGGCGAGCACGGGCCGCTGCCGGAGCGGTCGGTGCGCATCCTGGCGGCGTCGCTGGCCGCCGCTCTGGAGGACATCCACGCGGCCGGGCTGGTGCACCGGGACCTCAAGCCGTCGAACGTCCTGGTCACCATCGACGGGCCGCGCGTCATCGACTTCGGCATCGCCCGCGCCCTGGAGACCGTCACGGACGGCGGGCTGACCCGCACCGGCGCGATGGTCGGCTCCCCCGGCTTCATGGCGCCCGAACAGGTGCGCGGCGAACGCATCACGCCGGCCTGCGACGTCTTCTGCCTCGGCTCGGTGCTGGTGCACGCGGCGACGGGGCGGCCACCGTTCGGCGGTACGGAGAGCGGGGTGCCGGCGGTGCTGTACCGGATCGCGCGGGAGGAGCCGGACCTCACCGGACTGCCGGACGGCCTGCGGGAGTTGGTGGCGGACTGCCTGGGCAAGGACCCGGCCGGGCGGCCCTCGCCCGCCGAGCTGCGGGAGCGTTCGGGCGCGGACGCGACGCTGGGTGACGGCCGGGCGCTGGAACCCTGGCTGCCGGGCCGGGTGGTGGCCCAGCTCGGACGGCACGCCGTACAGCTGCTGGACGCGGAGAACCCGGCATCGGCCGACGGCGGCCCGGCCGCGACGGACCCGGAGGCCGCTCCGCCTGCGGACCGCCCCGCGGCCGGGACCGGACACGCGTACGGACACGGTCTAGCGCACGTAACAGACCCGGCACCGGAACAGCCGTACGAGCCGGCGCCGGAGCACACACCGTCGAACGGACCGGGCGAAGACCCGTACGGCACCGGCCGGTACGGCCCCGGCCAGGAGAACGGATCAGGTGGCGGACCGGCGCACGGGGAACCCCACGGCGCCCCGGGCACGGGCCACGGCGGCAGCCGGAACGGCCACGACGACCGCACCGACCGCACCGACCCGAGCGGACACGAGGGCCCGCCCGAACACGAGGACGGTTCCAGGCACCCCAACGGCTACGGCGCACACGGCGGCCGCGCCGGGCAGGGCCACCAGGGCTACCAGGGCTACCAGGGCTACCAGGGCTACCAGGGCGGACGGGACAACCACCGCCACCAGCCCCCGCCCACCGGGCCCGCCCCCCACACCCCGCACACCGCGCCCACGGCCACCTCGAACACCCCGTCCGCCCCGCCGTCTCCTCCCCCGCCCCGGGGGTCCGCGCCGCCCGCCTCCACGCCGTACTACGGCCCGCCGCCCCCCGGTTCCGGCTACGGATACGGCACGCAGCAGTACAACACCACGCCGGGCTACCTCCCCCCGTACCGCCCGGACCACGGAGTCCACCACGACGGCTCCGCCCGGACGACCCGCCACTGGCGCATAAGCGCCCTGGTCACCGTCGTGGCCCTGGCGGTGGCCGTCATCGGCGGCACGACCGTCTACACCCTGCTCAAGGACGCGGGTTCCGCAGCCGACCGGAGCAGGAACGGCGCCTCCGGTTCCCAGGGCACCCCGGAGACCCCGAACAGCCCGAACCCGGACACCGACCAGACCTCCCCCTCGCCGCAGCCCTCACCCGGCGCCGTCCCGCAGGAGTACCTGGGCACCTGGGAGGCCGCCTTCGGCACCTCGGAGCAGGACGTCCGCCGCTTCACCCTGATCCAGGGCAGCCCCGGCGACACGGTCTTCCGGCTGGACGCCGACGGCCCCGGCTACCACTGCGAGTTCAGCGCGCGGCTGCGGACCGGCGGCCCTCCGGTCGAACTGGAGGCGTCCACCGTGGAGATCGCCCAGCCGGACACGGCCTGCCAACCCGGCCCGGTCACCACCCTGGAGATGGAGTCCGACGGCAGCCTCCGCCGCGTCTTCTCCGAGGGCACCGAGAAGCCCCTCGTCTACACGAGGATCGACTGA
- a CDS encoding MarR family winged helix-turn-helix transcriptional regulator yields MPSEPELLSRTALAAFRLNGQFLAAAEAMARPAGLTAAWWQVLGAVLREPLPVAGIARAMGVTRQSVQRVADLLAGRGLAEYIPNPAHRRAKLLRPTEEGRAAVRRIDPAHAEFARRLAGSLGPGELEETVRVLERLVDAMDTIGGR; encoded by the coding sequence ATCCCGTCCGAGCCCGAACTGCTGTCCCGTACCGCCCTGGCCGCCTTCCGCCTCAACGGGCAGTTCCTGGCGGCGGCCGAGGCCATGGCCCGCCCGGCGGGGCTCACCGCCGCCTGGTGGCAGGTGCTCGGCGCGGTGCTCCGCGAGCCGCTGCCGGTCGCCGGGATCGCCCGCGCCATGGGCGTCACCCGGCAGAGCGTGCAGCGCGTCGCCGACCTGCTGGCCGGCCGGGGCCTCGCCGAGTACATACCGAACCCGGCGCACCGGCGGGCCAAGCTGCTGCGCCCCACCGAGGAGGGCCGGGCGGCCGTCCGCCGCATCGACCCGGCACACGCGGAGTTCGCGCGGCGGCTGGCGGGGTCCCTGGGGCCCGGGGAACTGGAGGAAACGGTACGGGTTCTGGAACGGCTGGTGGACGCGATGGACACAATCGGGGGTCGCTGA